The Leucobacter sp. UCMA 4100 genome window below encodes:
- a CDS encoding potassium-transporting ATPase subunit F, translating to MIVAEIIAAALGVAALVYLVIALVNPERF from the coding sequence ATGATCGTCGCTGAAATCATTGCCGCAGCGCTCGGCGTCGCGGCGCTCGTGTACCTCGTGATCGCGCTCGTGAATCCGGAGCGTTTCTAA
- a CDS encoding DUF6320 domain-containing protein yields MQLEGAWARCPLCGADAAAGGAGASGVAVARPDPLPSIPLAFSRRRLFRALFLTSLAMIVLSLAAQLLFSGQQGAPGALRIVWLAIVTLWLVTIMAVRKRHNLAKGTLYLVVIVSAMSVYWDYLTGWHGWSLSFTIPIVCGSSILALMITVQLTRIEVGDHILYTVVTVLLGLAPIVFLVLGWVSTSIPSLICGSLSVITLALLQTTRGAEVRHELKKRLNV; encoded by the coding sequence GTGCAGCTCGAGGGCGCGTGGGCGAGGTGCCCGCTGTGCGGGGCTGACGCCGCTGCGGGTGGGGCCGGGGCCTCTGGCGTGGCTGTGGCGAGGCCCGATCCGCTGCCCTCGATTCCACTCGCCTTCTCGCGCCGGCGCCTGTTTCGCGCCCTCTTCCTCACGTCGCTCGCGATGATCGTGCTCTCGCTCGCCGCGCAACTGCTCTTCAGTGGGCAGCAGGGAGCGCCGGGCGCGCTGCGCATCGTGTGGCTCGCCATCGTGACCCTGTGGCTCGTCACCATCATGGCGGTGCGCAAACGCCACAACCTCGCGAAGGGCACCCTGTACCTCGTCGTGATCGTCAGCGCCATGAGCGTCTACTGGGACTACCTGACAGGCTGGCACGGATGGTCGCTCAGTTTCACGATCCCGATCGTGTGCGGATCGTCGATTCTCGCGCTCATGATCACGGTGCAACTCACCCGCATCGAGGTGGGTGACCACATTCTCTACACCGTCGTCACGGTGTTGCTCGGCCTCGCGCCCATCGTCTTCTTGGTGCTCGGCTGGGTCAGCACGTCGATTCCATCGCTCATCTGCGGATCGCTGAGCGTCATCACCCTCGCCCTCCTGCAAACTACGCGAGGCGCCGAGGTGCGGCACGAGCTGAAGAAGCGGCTGAACGTGTAG